In Ensifer canadensis, a genomic segment contains:
- the glcF gene encoding glycolate oxidase subunit GlcF, producing MQTNFTPAQLADPHVAESEAILRKCVHCGFCTATCPTYVTLGDELDSPRGRIYLIKDMLENSRPADTETVTHIDRCLSCLACTTTCPSGVDYMHLVDHARVHIEKTYKRPLKDRLARAVLAQVLPYPSRFRLALKAAAFGRPFARVLKKVAALKTFGVMLDLAPKAVPEPSATAITGTHAASGKRVGRVALLNGCAQPVLKPEINEATIRLLTRLGIEVVVSAGEGCCGALVHHMGREGQALDAARRNVDAWLSVADEGSLDAIIITASGCGTTIKDYGHMLRLDPAYAEKAARVSAMAKDITEYLSTLDLPVQDPRGMTVTYHSACSMQHGQKITMAPKQLLKQAGFVVRDPAEGHLCCGSAGTYNILQPEISQKLKDRKVKNLAATKPDVIATGNIGCITQIATGTAIPIVHTVELLDWAYGGAKPAGL from the coding sequence TTGCAAACGAACTTTACGCCCGCGCAGCTTGCCGATCCGCATGTGGCCGAATCCGAGGCCATCCTGCGCAAATGCGTGCATTGCGGTTTTTGCACCGCCACCTGTCCCACCTATGTGACGCTTGGCGACGAGCTCGATAGCCCGCGTGGCCGCATCTATCTCATCAAGGATATGCTGGAGAACAGTCGGCCGGCCGACACCGAAACCGTGACGCATATCGACCGCTGTCTGTCCTGTCTCGCCTGCACCACCACGTGTCCGTCAGGCGTCGACTACATGCATCTCGTTGATCATGCCCGTGTTCATATAGAGAAGACCTACAAGCGGCCATTGAAGGATAGGCTGGCCCGCGCCGTGCTGGCGCAAGTCCTGCCCTATCCCTCGCGTTTTCGCCTTGCCTTGAAGGCGGCCGCTTTCGGAAGGCCCTTTGCCAGGGTTCTGAAAAAGGTGGCGGCGCTCAAGACCTTCGGAGTGATGCTCGATCTGGCGCCGAAGGCGGTGCCGGAGCCCTCGGCGACCGCGATCACGGGCACCCATGCCGCCAGCGGCAAGCGCGTCGGCCGCGTTGCGCTGCTGAACGGTTGCGCGCAACCGGTACTGAAGCCGGAGATCAACGAGGCAACCATCCGCCTCCTTACCCGTCTCGGCATAGAGGTGGTCGTCTCGGCAGGCGAGGGCTGTTGCGGCGCGCTGGTGCATCACATGGGGCGGGAGGGCCAGGCGCTCGACGCGGCCCGGCGCAATGTCGATGCCTGGCTGAGCGTGGCAGACGAAGGTAGTCTCGATGCGATCATCATCACCGCATCCGGCTGCGGCACGACGATCAAGGATTATGGCCACATGCTGCGCCTCGACCCCGCCTATGCGGAAAAGGCAGCAAGGGTCTCGGCCATGGCGAAGGACATCACCGAATACCTGTCGACTCTGGATCTTCCAGTGCAGGATCCGCGCGGCATGACCGTGACCTATCATTCCGCCTGCTCCATGCAGCACGGCCAGAAGATCACCATGGCGCCGAAGCAACTGTTAAAACAGGCGGGGTTCGTCGTGCGCGATCCCGCAGAAGGCCATCTCTGTTGCGGCTCGGCCGGCACCTACAACATCCTGCAGCCGGAGATCTCGCAGAAGCTCAAGGACCGCAAGGTCAAGAACCTCGCGGCGACGAAGCCCGACGTGATCGCCACCGGCAATATCGGCTGCATCACCCAGATCGCGACCGGCACGGCGATCCCGATCGTCCACACGGTCGAACTGCTCGACTGGGCCTATGGCGGCGCGAAACCGGCTGGATTGTGA
- a CDS encoding L,D-transpeptidase — protein MKRHASKLVAIAIATSAILAAANAQAFTPAPTSGTTPKSSDIVLVATQKKPPKQFWRTKVRFSTDEAPGTIIVDTNNKFLYYIDGPNRATRYGIGVGREGFGWSGVVKVGRKAEWPTWTPPEEMRRREAAKGRILPITQEGGIDNPLGARAMYLYKGGRDTIFRIHGTNQPWTIGQNMSSGCIRMMNNDIEHLYDRADVGTKVIVIGPGSKTGDTYFNDRGVDIFRQIFGG, from the coding sequence ATGAAACGTCATGCCAGCAAATTGGTCGCGATCGCCATCGCGACCAGCGCTATTCTTGCCGCCGCCAATGCCCAGGCTTTCACGCCCGCGCCGACATCCGGAACCACTCCCAAGAGCAGTGATATCGTCCTTGTCGCGACGCAGAAAAAGCCGCCGAAGCAATTCTGGCGCACCAAGGTTCGCTTCAGCACCGACGAAGCCCCCGGCACGATCATTGTCGATACCAACAACAAGTTTCTCTACTACATCGACGGTCCGAACCGCGCGACCCGATACGGTATCGGCGTCGGTCGTGAAGGCTTCGGCTGGTCAGGCGTGGTGAAGGTGGGCCGCAAGGCTGAATGGCCGACCTGGACGCCGCCGGAAGAAATGCGCCGCCGCGAAGCCGCCAAGGGCCGCATCCTGCCGATCACGCAGGAAGGCGGCATCGACAACCCGCTCGGCGCGCGTGCCATGTATCTCTATAAGGGCGGCCGCGACACGATCTTCCGCATCCACGGCACCAACCAGCCGTGGACGATCGGCCAGAATATGTCTTCGGGCTGCATCCGCATGATGAATAACGACATCGAGCACCTCTACGACCGGGCCGACGTCGGCACCAAGGTGATCGTCATCGGACCCGGCAGCAAGACCGGCGATACCTACTTCAACGATCGCGGCGTCGATATCTTCCGCCAGATCTTTGGCGGCTGA
- a CDS encoding L,D-transpeptidase, whose translation MLKKSLVVAASILTLVAGQAQAQDRYQNRPPVIVSPDLTAPWVMQLGGQPQQARRVIYRQQIPTTTRKQYYQGLTVKPQAKRRVGAPLVQPVNATRAQRPVKSKFDPQYLPQTVAYDGKEKAGTIVIDTNNRFLYLVAGNGQARRYGVGVGKPGFEWAGAHKVTRKAEWPSWTPPTEMISREAAKGHYLPARMDGGPENPLGARAMYLGSTLYRIHGTNAPWTIGYAVSSGCIRMRNEDVVDLYERVNVGTKVIVI comes from the coding sequence ATGTTGAAAAAATCCCTTGTTGTAGCCGCATCCATCCTCACCCTCGTCGCCGGCCAGGCGCAGGCCCAGGACCGGTACCAGAACCGGCCGCCGGTGATCGTCAGCCCAGACCTGACCGCCCCGTGGGTGATGCAGCTCGGCGGCCAGCCGCAACAGGCGCGCCGGGTCATCTACCGCCAGCAGATACCGACCACCACCCGAAAACAGTATTATCAGGGCCTGACCGTGAAGCCGCAGGCAAAACGCCGCGTCGGCGCCCCGCTGGTACAACCGGTCAACGCCACCCGCGCCCAGCGTCCCGTCAAGTCTAAGTTCGACCCGCAGTATCTGCCGCAGACAGTTGCCTACGACGGCAAGGAAAAGGCAGGCACGATCGTCATCGATACCAACAATCGTTTCCTCTACCTTGTCGCCGGTAATGGTCAGGCACGGCGCTACGGTGTCGGCGTCGGCAAGCCGGGGTTCGAATGGGCCGGCGCTCATAAGGTCACCCGCAAGGCGGAATGGCCGAGCTGGACGCCGCCGACGGAAATGATCTCGCGCGAAGCCGCCAAGGGGCACTACCTGCCGGCCCGCATGGACGGCGGCCCGGAAAATCCGCTTGGCGCACGCGCCATGTATCTCGGCTCGACGCTTTACCGCATCCACGGCACCAATGCGCCCTGGACGATCGGTTACGCGGTCTCCTCAGGCTGCATCCGCATGCGCAACGAGGACGTCGTCGATCTCTATGAACGGGTGAATGTCGGCACCAAGGTTATCGTCATATAA
- a CDS encoding DNA-3-methyladenine glycosylase I, translated as MTTKGIMIGEDGLGRCAWQSNLDDYRRYHDEEWGRPVTDDRRLFEKICLEGFQSGLSWLTILRKREAFRAAFAGFDVDAVAAFGDADIERCLGNTGIVRHRGKIVSTINNAKRAQELKAEFGSLAAYFWSHEPGPDERPAFVSYEAIAANPTTPTSTLISKDLKKRGWTFVGPTTIYAFMQAMGLVNDHIEGCHCRATVEDMRRALTRPQP; from the coding sequence ATGACGACCAAGGGCATAATGATTGGCGAAGACGGCCTTGGGCGTTGCGCCTGGCAGAGCAATCTCGATGACTACAGACGGTATCACGACGAGGAATGGGGGCGGCCGGTTACCGATGACCGGCGCCTCTTCGAGAAGATCTGTCTGGAGGGGTTTCAATCCGGCCTCTCCTGGCTGACGATCCTGCGCAAGCGCGAGGCCTTTCGCGCCGCCTTCGCCGGCTTCGACGTCGATGCGGTTGCCGCCTTCGGCGATGCTGACATCGAGCGCTGCCTTGGCAATACCGGCATCGTGCGCCATCGCGGCAAAATCGTCTCGACCATCAACAACGCCAAGCGCGCCCAGGAGCTTAAAGCCGAGTTTGGTTCGCTTGCTGCCTATTTCTGGTCGCACGAACCCGGCCCGGACGAGCGGCCGGCATTTGTCAGCTATGAAGCGATCGCCGCCAATCCGACGACTCCGACCTCGACGCTGATCTCCAAGGATCTGAAAAAGCGCGGCTGGACCTTCGTCGGCCCGACGACGATCTATGCCTTCATGCAGGCCATGGGGCTTGTCAACGACCACATCGAAGGCTGCCATTGCCGCGCGACGGTCGAGGACATGCGGCGGGCGCTGACGCGCCCGCAACCCTGA
- the copM gene encoding CopM family metallochaperone, giving the protein MSLKTIIAASVLIASLYAPAMAQDHGSSMHHGSAEAAAPAGDTSASSKAFAEVNARMHKGMDIAFTGNADVDFVRGMIAHHQGAIGMARVELEYGKDEQLRKLAEDIIKAQEGEIQMMKDWLAKNGG; this is encoded by the coding sequence ATGTCTTTGAAAACGATCATAGCAGCCTCAGTCCTGATCGCGTCACTTTATGCTCCCGCTATGGCCCAGGACCACGGCAGCAGCATGCATCACGGATCGGCTGAGGCGGCGGCGCCGGCCGGCGACACCTCCGCCTCCAGCAAGGCTTTCGCCGAGGTCAACGCCCGCATGCACAAGGGCATGGACATCGCCTTTACCGGCAACGCCGATGTCGACTTCGTGCGGGGCATGATCGCCCATCATCAGGGCGCGATCGGCATGGCCAGGGTCGAACTCGAATACGGCAAGGACGAACAACTGCGCAAACTGGCGGAAGACATCATCAAGGCCCAGGAGGGCGAGATCCAGATGATGAAGGATTGGCTTGCCAAGAACGGTGGCTGA
- the hisS gene encoding histidine--tRNA ligase translates to MTEKQKKPQKLKARLPRGFVDRSAADIRATDDMIVKIREVYERYGFDPVETPLFEYTDALGKFLPDSDRPNEGVFSLTDDDDQWMSLRYDLTAPLARHVAENFNEIQLPFRTYRAGYVFRNEKPGPGRFRQFMQFDADTVGAAGVQADAEMCMMMADTMEALGIKRGDYVIRVNNRKVLDGVMEAIGLGGDDKANARLTVLRAIDKLDKFGPEGVRLLLGEGRKDESGDFTKGAGLNGEQIDKVLFFVGIQDYAESAAELAALVAGTAKGGEGVEELNTIRSLVVSAGYEADRIKIDPSVVRGLEYYTGPVFEAELQFAVTNEKGEKVVFGSVGGGGRYDGLVSRFMGQPVPATGFSIGVSRLMTALKNLGKLGTSDVVAPVVVCVMDRDIDSMGHYQRFVQQLRHAGIRAEMYQGNKKNFGDQLKYADRRGAPLAIIQGGDERAAGLVQIKDLIEGKRLSGEIEDNAAWREARVAQVSVPAGDLVEKVREMLAAQAEDRARAG, encoded by the coding sequence ATGACCGAGAAACAAAAGAAACCGCAGAAGCTCAAGGCACGCCTTCCGCGTGGCTTTGTCGACCGTTCGGCCGCCGATATTCGCGCCACCGACGACATGATCGTCAAGATCCGCGAAGTCTATGAGCGTTATGGTTTCGATCCGGTCGAAACGCCGCTGTTCGAATACACCGATGCGCTTGGAAAATTCCTGCCCGACAGCGACCGCCCGAACGAGGGCGTGTTTTCGCTGACGGATGACGACGACCAGTGGATGTCGCTGCGCTACGACCTGACGGCGCCGCTTGCCCGTCACGTCGCCGAGAACTTCAACGAGATCCAGCTTCCCTTCCGCACCTATCGCGCCGGCTACGTTTTCCGCAACGAAAAGCCGGGCCCGGGTCGCTTCCGCCAGTTCATGCAGTTCGATGCCGATACGGTCGGTGCCGCCGGCGTCCAGGCGGATGCCGAAATGTGCATGATGATGGCCGACACGATGGAAGCGCTCGGCATCAAGCGCGGCGACTACGTGATCCGGGTCAACAACCGCAAGGTTCTTGATGGCGTCATGGAGGCGATTGGCCTCGGCGGCGACGACAAGGCGAATGCCCGCCTGACGGTGCTGCGCGCCATCGACAAGCTCGACAAGTTCGGTCCCGAAGGCGTGCGCCTGCTGCTCGGCGAAGGCCGCAAGGACGAGAGCGGCGACTTCACCAAGGGCGCCGGTCTGAACGGCGAGCAGATCGACAAGGTCCTGTTCTTCGTTGGCATCCAGGACTACGCCGAAAGTGCCGCCGAACTCGCAGCGCTCGTTGCCGGCACAGCCAAGGGCGGCGAGGGCGTCGAGGAACTCAACACCATCCGCAGCCTGGTCGTGAGCGCGGGCTACGAGGCCGATCGCATCAAGATCGACCCTTCGGTCGTTCGCGGTCTCGAATATTACACCGGCCCGGTTTTCGAGGCCGAGTTGCAGTTTGCCGTCACCAATGAGAAGGGCGAAAAGGTCGTCTTCGGTTCGGTCGGCGGCGGCGGACGTTACGATGGTCTCGTCTCGCGCTTCATGGGCCAGCCGGTGCCGGCCACCGGTTTCTCGATCGGTGTTTCGCGCCTGATGACCGCGCTCAAGAACCTTGGCAAGCTCGGCACGTCGGACGTCGTGGCACCGGTCGTCGTCTGCGTTATGGACCGTGACATCGACAGCATGGGCCACTACCAGCGCTTCGTGCAGCAGCTCCGCCATGCCGGCATTCGCGCCGAGATGTACCAGGGCAACAAGAAGAACTTCGGCGACCAGCTGAAATACGCCGACCGTCGCGGTGCGCCGCTCGCGATCATTCAGGGCGGCGACGAGCGCGCCGCCGGTCTGGTGCAGATCAAGGATCTGATCGAGGGCAAGCGCTTGTCGGGCGAAATCGAGGACAATGCGGCATGGCGCGAGGCGCGGGTGGCGCAGGTCTCCGTGCCCGCAGGCGACCTTGTCGAAAAGGTGCGTGAAATGCTCGCGGCACAGGCCGAGGACCGGGCAAGGGCAGGCTGA
- a CDS encoding ATP phosphoribosyltransferase regulatory subunit: MPLINLPAFSADLLAEFESLGTLRVDTPVIQPAEPFLAMAGEDLRRRIFMTESETGESLCLRPEFTIPVCLRHIETATGTPKRYAYLGEVFRQRREGGNEFYQAGIEDLGDTDIAASDARAVGNAMRVVANRLPGRRLAVTLGDQSVFEAVVGACGLPGGWQKRLIHAFGDQKHLQKLLAELADPKAAGVFGPEVERLAIAGMLDDEVRLVAHIGETMEATGYSTNASRSPQDIARRLKEKMELANTRLDPETLDLVREFLALDMPLAEAPAALFRFAEKTGLTLDGALARFDARVAALAGIGADVDVIRYRAAFGRPLDYYTGLVFEVEVEGTPAVLAGGGRFDRLLTLLGAREHIPAVGFSLWLDRIEAAIAASGGAA, translated from the coding sequence ATGCCTCTGATCAACCTTCCCGCCTTCTCCGCAGATCTGCTTGCCGAGTTCGAAAGTCTCGGCACGCTTCGGGTCGACACACCGGTGATCCAACCGGCGGAGCCGTTTCTCGCCATGGCTGGCGAGGATCTTCGCCGCCGCATCTTCATGACCGAGAGTGAGACCGGAGAGAGCCTCTGTCTGCGGCCGGAATTCACCATCCCCGTCTGCCTTCGCCACATCGAAACGGCAACCGGCACGCCCAAGCGTTATGCCTATCTCGGCGAAGTGTTTCGTCAGCGCCGCGAAGGCGGCAACGAATTCTATCAGGCCGGCATCGAAGATCTCGGTGATACCGATATCGCCGCCTCCGACGCGCGTGCGGTCGGCAATGCCATGCGGGTGGTTGCCAATCGTCTTCCTGGCCGGCGCCTGGCGGTCACGCTCGGCGACCAGTCGGTCTTCGAAGCGGTCGTCGGTGCCTGTGGCCTGCCGGGCGGCTGGCAGAAGCGGCTGATCCATGCCTTCGGCGACCAGAAGCACCTGCAGAAGCTGCTTGCCGAGCTTGCCGATCCAAAGGCTGCCGGCGTCTTTGGCCCCGAGGTCGAGCGGCTGGCGATCGCCGGCATGCTCGATGACGAGGTGCGGCTTGTCGCCCATATCGGCGAAACCATGGAGGCGACGGGCTACTCCACCAATGCCAGCCGCTCGCCGCAGGACATCGCCCGCCGCCTGAAGGAAAAGATGGAACTGGCGAATACCCGGCTCGATCCGGAAACGCTGGATCTCGTGCGTGAATTCCTGGCGCTCGACATGCCGCTTGCCGAAGCGCCTGCCGCACTCTTCCGCTTTGCCGAGAAGACCGGATTGACGCTCGATGGAGCGCTGGCGCGTTTTGACGCGCGCGTGGCGGCGCTTGCCGGCATCGGCGCCGATGTCGATGTCATTCGCTATCGTGCCGCCTTCGGCCGCCCGCTCGACTATTATACCGGCCTCGTCTTCGAAGTCGAAGTCGAGGGGACACCGGCGGTGCTTGCCGGTGGCGGGCGCTTCGACCGGCTCCTAACCCTGCTTGGCGCGCGCGAACATATTCCCGCCGTCGGCTTCTCGCTCTGGCTCGACCGGATCGAAGCGGCGATCGCCGCCAGCGGAGGTGCCGCATGA
- the hisG gene encoding ATP phosphoribosyltransferase, with amino-acid sequence MTITIALPSKGRMKDDASAIFERAGMKIVAVGNDRSYRGRVEGWDDVEIAFLSASEISRELGNGSIDFGVTGEDLVREGLANADARVEFCARLGFGHADVVVAVPEIWYDVDTMADLGDVAADFRARHGRRLAIATKYWRLTQNHFSGSHGIQLYHIVESLGATEGAPASGSADIIVDITSTGSTLHANHLKTLADGVILRSEACLVRARKPAHDGDPIVGRILSAVRDAL; translated from the coding sequence ATGACCATCACCATCGCATTGCCGTCCAAGGGGCGGATGAAGGACGACGCCTCGGCGATCTTCGAGCGCGCCGGCATGAAGATCGTCGCCGTCGGCAATGACCGCTCCTATCGCGGCCGTGTCGAAGGCTGGGACGATGTCGAGATCGCCTTCCTGTCGGCCTCGGAGATTTCGCGCGAGCTCGGCAACGGCTCGATCGATTTCGGCGTCACCGGAGAAGACCTTGTGCGCGAGGGGCTTGCCAATGCCGACGCTCGCGTCGAGTTCTGCGCCCGCCTCGGCTTCGGCCATGCCGATGTCGTCGTCGCCGTTCCGGAGATCTGGTACGACGTCGACACCATGGCCGACCTCGGCGACGTCGCCGCCGACTTCCGCGCCCGCCACGGGCGGCGGCTGGCGATTGCCACCAAATACTGGCGGCTGACGCAGAACCACTTTTCCGGCAGCCACGGCATCCAGCTCTACCACATCGTCGAAAGCCTCGGAGCGACCGAGGGTGCGCCGGCCTCCGGCTCTGCCGACATCATCGTCGACATCACCTCGACCGGTTCGACCCTGCATGCCAACCACCTGAAGACCCTTGCCGACGGCGTCATACTGCGGTCGGAGGCCTGCCTGGTGCGTGCACGCAAGCCGGCGCATGACGGCGACCCGATCGTCGGTCGCATTCTCTCGGCGGTGCGCGACGCGCTTTGA
- a CDS encoding NAD(P)/FAD-dependent oxidoreductase, which translates to MTGESVSGKLVVIGGGQAAFALVAKLRALKDERPITIVASEASLPYQRPPLSKKYLLREMSLDRLLYRAEAWYGEHDVDIRLSTTVTDLDRDASRVMLSDGTSLDYETLAFATGATPRRLPASVGGDLDGVFTVRDFRDADLLAEEMKPGRRALVVGGGYIGLEAAAVARTLGLEVTVIEMADRILQRVASAATSGIVREIHRSRGVDIREGTGLNRLVGENGRVTGVELSDGSVLPVDLVIVGIGVTANDHLAHDAGLETAGGIVVDSHGRTSDPAIFAMGDCAVQPWGNMRIRLESVQNAVDQAEAVAAVIAGGVEPYAPKPWFWSDQYDVKLQIAGFGLGHDETIVRPGQREGSVSVWYFREGKLLAVDAINDAKAYVTGKKLLETGIHPDRAVIADPQSDLKALLAQA; encoded by the coding sequence ATGACGGGTGAGAGCGTGTCCGGAAAGCTTGTTGTTATCGGTGGCGGTCAGGCCGCCTTTGCGTTGGTCGCCAAACTGCGGGCGTTGAAGGACGAAAGACCGATCACCATCGTCGCGTCCGAGGCAAGCCTGCCCTATCAGCGTCCGCCACTTTCCAAGAAATACCTGCTTCGCGAGATGAGCCTTGATCGACTGCTTTATCGGGCGGAAGCCTGGTACGGCGAGCATGATGTCGACATCAGGCTGTCGACCACGGTGACGGATCTCGACCGAGATGCCAGCCGCGTGATGCTGAGCGACGGCACGTCGCTCGACTATGAGACGCTCGCGTTTGCAACCGGCGCCACCCCCCGTCGGTTGCCAGCCTCGGTCGGCGGCGATCTCGACGGCGTTTTCACCGTCCGCGACTTCAGGGATGCCGATCTGCTGGCTGAAGAGATGAAGCCGGGCAGGCGGGCGCTCGTCGTCGGCGGCGGCTATATCGGCCTTGAGGCCGCGGCCGTTGCACGAACGCTCGGGCTTGAGGTGACGGTCATCGAGATGGCCGACCGCATCCTGCAACGCGTCGCCTCCGCGGCGACGTCAGGCATCGTTCGAGAAATCCATCGATCGCGCGGTGTCGATATTCGCGAGGGAACAGGGCTCAACCGGCTGGTTGGCGAGAATGGCCGCGTTACCGGCGTCGAGCTTTCCGACGGGTCGGTGCTTCCGGTCGACCTCGTCATCGTCGGTATCGGCGTGACCGCCAACGACCACCTGGCGCACGACGCCGGTCTTGAAACCGCCGGCGGCATCGTCGTCGACAGCCACGGCCGCACCTCCGACCCGGCGATTTTCGCGATGGGCGATTGCGCCGTTCAGCCCTGGGGCAACATGCGCATCCGCCTCGAATCGGTTCAGAACGCCGTGGATCAGGCCGAGGCTGTTGCCGCCGTCATTGCCGGCGGTGTCGAGCCTTATGCGCCCAAGCCCTGGTTCTGGTCGGACCAGTACGATGTGAAGTTGCAGATCGCCGGCTTTGGCCTCGGCCACGACGAAACCATCGTTCGCCCCGGCCAGCGCGAGGGCAGCGTTTCGGTCTGGTATTTCCGCGAGGGCAAGCTTCTGGCCGTCGACGCGATCAACGACGCCAAGGCCTATGTCACCGGCAAGAAGCTGCTGGAGACGGGTATTCATCCGGACAGGGCCGTCATTGCCGATCCGCAATCGGATCTGAAGGCGCTTCTGGCCCAGGCTTAG